One Dioscorea cayenensis subsp. rotundata cultivar TDr96_F1 chromosome 15, TDr96_F1_v2_PseudoChromosome.rev07_lg8_w22 25.fasta, whole genome shotgun sequence genomic region harbors:
- the LOC120278116 gene encoding LOW QUALITY PROTEIN: beta-amylase-like (The sequence of the model RefSeq protein was modified relative to this genomic sequence to represent the inferred CDS: inserted 2 bases in 2 codons; deleted 5 bases in 4 codons), translated as MMPAVRGYWILDDLDEGLGFGEMFQGRRDLGGWRDLWAAAEKRHRCIEAQRAIDVIRKNKMQHTGTISSSDEAQAFPFAVKDNEVLANYVSVYVMLPLGVISSDNVFENPEELRKQLKKLKSAAVDGVMMDVWWGLIESKPRSYDWTAYRKLFQMVKRGLRLQAIMSFHQCGGNVGDVVYIPIPQWVRDIGGDNPDIFYTNRMGKRNPEYLSLGXDNQPLFGDRTAVELYSDYMRSFRKAMSDFLEEGLITDIEVGLGPSGETRYPSYPETQGWVFTGIGEFQCYDKYLKADFEEAATKAGHPEWELPDDAGEYNDTPEATGFFGANGTYLTEKGKFFLTWYSNKLIKHGEQILDLANQAFLGCKVKLAAKVSGVHWWYKDDSHAAELTTGYYNLKDRDGYRPLARMLSRHYAILNFTCIEMKDSEQPATAKSGPEELVQQVLSGAWREEIEVACENAXNRYDKDAYNQMLRNARADGVNKNGPPKHRITSLTYLRLGDDLLKSSNFSLFKVFVRRMHANLDFNPNPENYFKPIVPLKSSKPEFSMEYILEATGPLEPFPFDDETDVPVDGGFAYWIKQVFAKLISLFK; from the exons ATGATGCCGGCGGTGAGGGGATATTGGATTTTGGATGATTTGGatgaaggattagggtttggagagatgtTCCAGGGGAGAAGGGATTTGGGGGGTTGGAGGGATTTATGGGCGGCGGCGGAGAAGCGTCACCGTTGCATCGAAGCGCAG AGGGCAATCGATGTAATCAGGAAAAACAAGATGCAACATACTGGAACCATATCCAGCAGTGATGAAGCTCAG GCCTTCCCTTTTGCAGTTAAGGACAATGAAGTGCTGGCCAACTACGTTTCAGTCTATGTTATGCTCCCT CTGGGTGTTATCTCGTCGGACAATGTGTTTGAGAATCCTGAAGAACTAAGGAAGCAACTGAAGAAGCTGAAGTCTGCTGCGGTGGAT GGGGTGATGATGGATGTGTGGTGG GGGCTTATAGAGTCCAAGCCCAGGAGCTATGACTGGACTGCTTACAGGAAGTTGTTTCAGATGGTAAAGAGAGGCCTTAGGTTGCAGGCCATCATGTCCTTCCACCAATGCGGCGGCAATGTTGGTGATGTCGTCTATATTCCAATACCGCAATGGGTGAGAGATATCGGTGGCGATAACCCTGATATCTTCTACACCAATAGAATGGGCAAAAGGAACCCGGAGTACCTCAGCCTTG TGGATAACCAGCCTCTCTTCGGTGATAGAACTGCTGTTGAG CTTTACAGTGACTACATGAGGAGCTTCAGGAAGGCCATGTCTGATTTCTTGGAAGAAGGTCTTATCACAGACATTGAAGTAGGACTTGGACCTTCTGGAGAGACGAGATACCCTTCATATCCAGAGACTCAGGGATGGGTCTTCACAGGAATTGGAGAATTTCAG TGTTATGACAAGTATCTCAAAGCAGACTTCGAAGAAGCTGCAACAAAGGCAGGCCACCCTGAATGGGAGTTGCCTGATGATGCAGGAGAGTATAACGACACACCAGAAGCCACCGGATTTTTTGGAGCAAACGGAACGTACCTTACAGAGAAAGGGAAGTTCTTCCTGACATGGTATTCCAACAAGCTGATCAAACATGGTGAGCAGATCCTTGATTTGGCTAATCAAGCATTTCTAGGATGTAAAGTCAAGCTTGCAGCAAAA GTTTCTGGGGTTCATTGGTGGTATAAGGATGATAGTCATGCAGCAGAACTCACCACAGGATACTACAACTTGAAAGACCGTGATGGTTACAGACCGTTGGCAAGGATGTTATCGAGGCACTATGCTATATTGAACTTCACTTGCATTGAGATGAAAGATTCCGAGCAACCTGCTACAGCTAAGAGTGGACCTGAGGAACTTGTTCAGCAG GTACTAAGTGGTGCATGGAGAGAGGAAATTGAGGTGGCATGTGAAAATG CTAACCGATACGATAAGGACGCATATAACCAGATGCTGAGAAATGCCAGGGCC GATGGAGTCAATAAAAATGGTCCACCA AAACATAGAATCACTTCATTGACATATCTCCGGCTCGGCGATGACCTTTTGAAATCATCAAACTTCAGCTTATTCAAGGTGTTTGTGAGGAGAATGCATGCTAATCTG gattttaatccaaaccctgaAAATTACTTCAAGCCCATTGTACCTCTGAAAAGTTCAAAGCCGGAATTCTCAATGGAGTATATTTTGGAAGCCACTGGACCACTGGAACCATTTCCATTTGATGATGAAACAGACGTGCCTGTTGACGGTGGCTTTGCTTATTGGATCAAACAAGTGTTTgctaaactcatctccctgtttAAGTAA
- the LOC120277187 gene encoding arabinogalactan protein 1-like, which yields MARLFAIAALLLALSASITAQGPAAAPHSSAPTSSATISTPTSSPPPPFHHTHPQGLPHSRPSHSHSVTAPAPAPTKDDSAAPAEVPGIHRPRQRCPASAPSLDDAADAHLTLPPPPLTTRVPPP from the coding sequence ATGGCTCGCCTCTTCGCCATCGCTGCTCTCCTCCTCGCCTTATCAGCTTCAATCACCGCTCAGGGCCCGGCCGCCGCTCCCCATTCCTCAGCTCCCACCTCCTCCGCCACCATCTCCACCCCCACATCCTCCCCGCCGCCTCCCTTCCACCACACCCACCCTCAAGGCCTCCCCCACTCCCGCCCCTCCCACTCGCACTCCGTCACGGCCCCCGCCCCAGCCCCGACGAAGGACGACAGCGCCGCCCCTGCTGAGGTCCCCGGCATCCACCGCCCCCGTCAGCGATGCCCCGCGAGCGCTCCGTCGCTAGATGATGCGGCAGACGCCCATCTGACGCTCCCGCCCCCGCCGCTGACGACTCGAGTTCCGCCACCGTGA